A stretch of Megalobrama amblycephala isolate DHTTF-2021 linkage group LG14, ASM1881202v1, whole genome shotgun sequence DNA encodes these proteins:
- the dnajc2 gene encoding dnaJ homolog subfamily C member 2 codes for MQKEKEAELQAQQAARSAEHASGGGGVNNRGWNEEDLQLLIKAVNLFPAGTNARWEVIANYMNQHSSSGVKRTAKDVINKAKTLQKLDPHQKDEINRKAFEKFKKEHSAVPPTVDNAVPSERFDAVSESNSAPWTTEEQKLLEQALKTYPVNTPERWEKISEAVPGRSKKDCMKRYKELVEMIKAKKAAQEQVSAKNKK; via the exons ATGCAGAAGGAGAAGGAGGCGGAGCTTCAGGCTCAGCAGGCGGCGCGCAGCGCTGAACACGccagcggaggaggaggagtcAATAACAGAGGCTGGAATGAAGAAGATCTCCAGCTGCTCATCAAAGCTGTCAACCTCTTTCCCGCCGGAACCAATGCCAG GTGGGAGGTGATCGCCAACTACATGAACCAGCACTCCAGCAGCGGGGTGAAGAGAACCGCCAAAGACGTCATTAATAAAGCAAAAACACTGCAGAAACTTG ATCCTCACCAGAAAGATGAGATTAACCGAAAGGCCTTTGAGAAGTTTAAGAAGGAGCATTCAGCCGTTCCTCCGACTGTAGACAACGCTGTGCCATCAGAGAGATTTGATG CTGTAAGTGAATCCAACTCTGCACCCTGGACCACAGAGGAGCAGAAGCTTCTGGAACAGGCTCTGAAGACCTACCCGGTCAACACACCTGAGCGCTGGGAGAAAATCTCTGAGGCCGTTCCCGGACGCTCCAAGAAAGATTGCATGAAGAGATACAAA GAGCTGGTGGAGATGATCAAGGCGAAGAAAGCCGCCCAGGAGCAGGTTTctgctaaaaacaaaaaatga
- the pmpcb gene encoding mitochondrial-processing peptidase subunit beta, whose translation MAASVQRFGAAGRYFLKTLLNTTAIKRTGSTQAVSHVVLNVPETKVTTLDNGLRVASEDSGLSTCTVGLWIDAGSRYENESNNGTAHFLEHMAFKGTRKRSQLDLELEIENMGAHLNAYTSREQTVYYAKAFSKDLPRAVEILADIIQNSTLGEAEIERERGVILREMQEVETNLQEVVFDYLHATAYQETPLGRTILGPTENIKTINRGDLVEYITTHYKGPRIVLAAAGGVSHNELIDLAKFHFGKLPARYSGETLHPCHFTGSEIRVRDDKMPLAHIAIAVEAVGWSHPDTIPLMVANTLIGNWDRSLGGGMNLSSKLAQMACQGNLCHSFQSFNTCYTDTGLWGLYMVCEPGTVNEMIRFTQLEWMSLCTSVTESEVNRAKNLLKTNMLLHLDGSTPICEDIGRQMLCYSRRIPLHELEARIDAIDATTIKDVCMKYIYNKAPAIAAVGPIEQLPDYNRIRSGMYWLRP comes from the exons ATGGCGGCGTCCgtgcagcgtttcggcgcagcgGGGAGATACTTTTTAAAGACTTTATTGAACACAACAGCCATTAAGAGG ACTGGCTCCACTCAGGCTGTCAGTCACGTGGTTTTAAATGTACCTGAGACGAAGGTCACGACCCTTGATAACGGGCTCAGGGTGGCATCTGAAGACTCCGGCCTGTCCACATGCACG GTTGGTCTGTGGATTGATGCTGGGAGCCGGTATGAAAATGAGAGCAATAATGGTACGGCCCACTTCCTGGAGCACATGGCGTTTAAG GGCACCAGGAAGAGGTCCCAGCTCGACCTGGAACTGGAGATCGAGAACATGGGTGCTCATCTGAACGCTTACACCTCCAGAGAGCAGACGGTGTACTACGCCAAAGCTTTCTCCAAAGATCTGCCCCGAG CGGTGGAAATCCTGGCTGACATCATTCAGAACAGCACGCTGGGAGAAGCGGAGATCGAGCGAGAGCGTGGAGTTATTCTCAGAGAGATGCAGGAAGTGGAGACCAACCTGCAGGAAGTGGTCTTCGATTACCTGCACGCTACAGCCTATCAGGAAACGCCTCTCGGGAGAACCATCCTGGGCCCTACGGAGAACATCAA AACTATAAATCGAGGGGATCTGGTCGAATACATTACAACACACTACAAAGGGCCACGAATTGTATTAGCTGCAGCCGGAG GAGTGTCACATAATGAGCTAATCGATTTGGCCAAATTTCATTTTGGAAAGCTGCCGGCCAGATACAGCGGAGAGACTTTACACCCCTGCCATTTCACCGGGAGTGAG ATTCGTGTGCGAGATGATAAGATGCCTCTGGCTCATATAGCCATCGCCGTGGAGGCTGTTGGCTGGTCACATCCAGATACTATTCCTCTAATGGTGGCCAACACACTCATTGGAAACTGGGATCGGTCCCTCGGTGGCGGGATG AACTTGTCCAGTAAACTGGCACAGATGGCATGTCAGGGCAACTTGTGCCACAGTTTCCAGTCCTTCAACACCTGCTACACAGATACAGGTCTGTGGGGGCTTTACATGGTGTGCGAGCCGGGAACCGTCAACGAGATGATACGTTTCACTCAGCTGGAATG GATGTCTCTGTGTACGAGCGTGACTGAAAGCGAAGTGAACCGAGCTAAAAACCTGCTGAAGACAAACATGCTCCTACACCTGGACG GATCCACACCCATCTGCGAGGACATCGGGCGGCAGATGCTGTGTTACAGCCGCAGGATTCCTCTGCACGAGCTGGAGGCCAGAATAGAT GCCATAGACGCCACAACCATCAAGGACGTGTGTATGAAATACATCTACAATAAAGCTCCTGCTATAGCTGCTGTTG GTCCCATCGAGCAGCTTCCAGACTATAACAGGATCCGCAGTGGCATGTATTGGTTACGGCCGTGA